Below is a window of Streptomyces genisteinicus DNA.
CGAGCAGCTCGTCTGGCCGCGCTCGCTCGGGCTGATCAAGTCCGAGGCGGCCGCCGAGCGCCACCTGCGCGGCGGCTACGCCGACCTGGCCTCCCGCTTCTACCCCCACGCCACGGGCGCCGACCTGGACCTGGGCGTCGACCTGATGTCCTGGTTCTTCCTCTTCGACGACCTCTTCGACGGGCCGCGCGGCGAGAACCCGGAGGAGACCCGAGCGCTCACCGACGCGGTCGCGGCGGCGCTGGACGGCCCCCTCCCCGACACCGCGCCGCCCATCGCCCACGGCTTCGCCGACATCTGGGGGCGCACCTGCGAGGGCATGACGCCCGCCTGGTGCGCGCGCAGCGCCCGGCACTGGCGCGGCTACTTCGACGGCTACGTCGACGAGGCGGAGAGCCGCTTCCGGGACCGGCCGTACGAATGTGCCGCCCAGTACCTGGCCGTGCGCCGGCAGACCATCGGGGTGCAGCCGACGGTCGACCTCGCCGAGCGCGCGGGCCGCTTCGAGGTGCCGCACCGGGTCTTCGACAGCGCCGTGGTCTCCGCGATGCTCCAGATAGCAGCCGACGTCAATCTGCTGCTCAACGACATCGCCTCGCTGGAGAAGGAGGAGGCCCGCGGCGAGCAGAACAACATGGTCATGATCCTGCGCCGGGAACACGGCTGGGCCGAGGACCGCAGCGTCTCCCACATCCAGGGCGAGGTACGGGCCCGCCTGGAGCAGTACCTCCTGCTGGAGACGTGCCTGCCGCGGGTCGCCGACATCTACCGGCTGGAAGAGGCCGAGCGCGAGGCCCTGGAGCACTACCGCGACGACGCCGTGCGCACCGTGATCCGCGGTTCCTACGACTGGCACCGCTCCTCGGGCCGCTACGACGCCGAGTTCGCGGTCGCCGCCGGCGCCCAGGGCTATCTGGAGGAGCTCGGCAGCACCGCCCGCTAGCCGCACCGCCGAACGGCACCAGGCACCGCCGTACGGCACCAGGCACCGCCGTACGGCACCAGGCACCGCCGTGCGGCACCACGCACCGCGGTACGGCACCAGGCACCGCCGACCGGCACCACCCGCCGGTGCACGGCCGCCGCGGCGGCACAGTTGCCGGCCGACCCGCCCGGCCCGGCTGCCAACAGACGAGCAGAGATGGGAAGTTGAGAACCGAATGACCGAGCAGACGACCTTCTCGGTGGGAGCGGCGCCCGGCGCGCTCCCCGTCGTGGGACACGCCCTGCAGATGATGCGCCACCCCGTGAACTTCATGACCTCCCTGTCGGCCCACGGCGACCTGGTCGAGATCAGGATCGGCCCCACCACGGCCTGGGTCCCGACCCATCCCGAACTGCTGCGGCACGTCCTGACCAACGACCGCGTGTTCGACAAGGGCGGCGTCTTCTACGACCGCGCCCGTGACATCGCCGGCAACGGCCTGGTCACCTGCCCGTTCGCGGACCACCGCCGCCAGCGCCGGCTGATGCAGTCGGCGTTCACCCGCGGCCAGCTCAAGCGGTACGCCGCCGCCATGCACGCCGAGATCGAGGAGACGGCGTCGCGCTGGCAGGACGGCATGGTCGTGGACGCCTTCCAGGAGATGTACGGCATGGCGCTGCGCACGGTCGGCCGCACCCTGTACTCCATGCCCGTCAGCCCCGAGCTGACGGCCAAGGTGGAACGTTCCTTCGATGTCGTGCTCAACGGCCTGTTCCGGCAGATGTTCCTGCCGGCCTCGATCCGCCGGCTCCCCCTGCCCTCCCAGCGCCGCTACAAGAGCAACCTGGCCTTCCTGCACGAGACCACCCAGCAGCTCATCGACGACTACCGCAGCGCCGGCACCGAGCGCGACGACCTGCTCGCCGCCCTGATCGCCTCGCGCGACGACGACGGCGGCCGGCTCGGCGACCAGGAGATCCACGACCAGGTCATCACCGTCATGGCGGCCGGCACCGAGACCGTCGCCGGCACCCTCACCTGGGTCTTCTACCTCCTCTCCCAGCACCCGGAGATCGAGGCCGCGCTCTACGACGAGATCGACACCGTCCTGGAGGGCCGCGCCCCGCAGTGGGACGACCTGCCGAACCTCTCGCTGGCCGACCGGATCATCTCCGAGGCGCTGCGACTGCACCCGCCGGCCTGGCTGTTCACGCGCCTCACCACCGCCCCGACCGAAGTGGCGGGCCGGGAGCTGCCCACCGGCTCCACCGTCGTCTTCAGCCCCGCCGCGGTCGCCCAGTACGAGGACGCCTTCGAGAACCCCGGGACGTTCGACCCCGACCGCTGGCTCCCGGACCGCATCGCGCCCGCCTCCCGCCACGCCTTCGTGCCGTTCGGCACCGGTGCGCGCAAGTGCATCGGCGACCTCTACGCACGCACCGAGGCCACCCTGGGCCTCGCCACCATCCTCGGCCGCTGGCGGGTCACCTGCGAGCCCGGCATGGACATCCGCCCGGTCCCGCTGGCCACCGTCTACCACCCGCGCCGACTGCGCCTGAGGCTGGACGCGCGCACCCCGCGTCCCGTGACCTCCGCCGTCCCCGCACCGGCCGGGGGTGACGCGGCGTGAGCGGAGGGAACGTGGTCCTTGCCCAGCCGCGCGGCTTCTGCGCGGGCGTACGGCGCGCCATCGGCATCGTCGAGCGGGCACTGGACCTGCACGGTGCACCGGTGTACGTGCGCAAGGAGATCGTGCACAACCACCACATCGTCTCGGAGCTGCGAAAGCGGGGCGCGGTCTTCGTCGACAGCGAGGAGGAGGTCCCGCAGGGCGCGGTCTGCGTGTTCTCCGCGCACGGGGTCTCCCCGGACGTGCGCTCCGCCGCCGCCGGCCGGCAGCTCGACGTCATCGACGCCACCTGCCCGCTGGTCTCCAAGGTCCACCAGGAGGCGGTGCGCTTCGCCCGTGACGGCCGCACCGTCCTCCTCGTCGGGCACCAGGGCCACGAGGAGGTCGAGGGCGTCCTCGGCGAGGCTCCCGACCGGATCGTCGTCATCGCGACCGAGGACGACGTACGGCGTCTGGGCCTGCCCGACGACACACCGGTCGCCGTCCTCACCCAGACCACCCTCTCGTTCGACGAGACCGAGCGCGTCGTCGAGGCCCTGCGTGCCCGCTTCACCGACCTGATCACCCCCGGCGACGACATCTGCTACGCCAGCCAGAACCGGCAGAACGCCGTCAAGGACCTCGCACGCGACAACGACCTGGTCCTCGTCGTCGGCTCGTACAACTCCAGCAACTCGCTGCGGATGGTCGAGGTGGCCCGTGACCACGGCGCCGCCGCCCATCTGGTGCCCGACGCACAGCACCTCGACGTGGCCTGGCTGACGGACGTGTCGTCGGTCGGGATCAGCGCCGGGGCCAGCGCCCCGGAGAATCTCGTCGACGGGCTCGTCACCCGGCTCGCCGAACTCGGCTTCGCACAGGTCGAGCTCCAGCGGGGCATCGCCGAGGACGTCGTCTTCTCCATGCCCGGCCGGCTGGCCGACCCGGTCACCGGCCGCGTCCCGCGGACACCGCTGGCCGGCGAGATCTCGACCGCACCCGATGGAGCGCGATGAATCCGGCACCGGAGAAGGAGAGTTGCGCCATGCCACGCCTGGAGGACATCCGGGGACCGGAGGACCTGCGCGCCCTGTCCCCGCAGGCCGCCCGCGCACTGGCGCCGCAGATCCGGCGGCTGCTGGTGGACACCTGCACCGCCAACGGCGGCCACCTCGGGCCCAACCTCGGCGTCGTCGAACTGTCCATCGCCCTGCACCGTGTCTTCGCATCCCCCCGCGACAGAATCCTGTGGGACACCGGCCACCAGGCCTACGTCCACAAGATGCTCACCGGCCGCGCCGGGGCCCTCGGCACGCTCCGGCGCACCGGCGGCATGTCGGGCTACCCCTGCCGCGCCGAGTCCGAGCACGACGTCATCGAGAACTCCCACGCCTCGACCTCCCTGTCCTGGGCGGACGGCGTCGCCCGCGC
It encodes the following:
- the ptlA gene encoding pentalenene synthase, with the protein product MPQDVDFHIPLPGRQSPDHARADAEQLVWPRSLGLIKSEAAAERHLRGGYADLASRFYPHATGADLDLGVDLMSWFFLFDDLFDGPRGENPEETRALTDAVAAALDGPLPDTAPPIAHGFADIWGRTCEGMTPAWCARSARHWRGYFDGYVDEAESRFRDRPYECAAQYLAVRRQTIGVQPTVDLAERAGRFEVPHRVFDSAVVSAMLQIAADVNLLLNDIASLEKEEARGEQNNMVMILRREHGWAEDRSVSHIQGEVRARLEQYLLLETCLPRVADIYRLEEAEREALEHYRDDAVRTVIRGSYDWHRSSGRYDAEFAVAAGAQGYLEELGSTAR
- the ptlI gene encoding pentalenene oxygenase — encoded protein: MTEQTTFSVGAAPGALPVVGHALQMMRHPVNFMTSLSAHGDLVEIRIGPTTAWVPTHPELLRHVLTNDRVFDKGGVFYDRARDIAGNGLVTCPFADHRRQRRLMQSAFTRGQLKRYAAAMHAEIEETASRWQDGMVVDAFQEMYGMALRTVGRTLYSMPVSPELTAKVERSFDVVLNGLFRQMFLPASIRRLPLPSQRRYKSNLAFLHETTQQLIDDYRSAGTERDDLLAALIASRDDDGGRLGDQEIHDQVITVMAAGTETVAGTLTWVFYLLSQHPEIEAALYDEIDTVLEGRAPQWDDLPNLSLADRIISEALRLHPPAWLFTRLTTAPTEVAGRELPTGSTVVFSPAAVAQYEDAFENPGTFDPDRWLPDRIAPASRHAFVPFGTGARKCIGDLYARTEATLGLATILGRWRVTCEPGMDIRPVPLATVYHPRRLRLRLDARTPRPVTSAVPAPAGGDAA
- the ispH gene encoding 4-hydroxy-3-methylbut-2-enyl diphosphate reductase; translated protein: MSGGNVVLAQPRGFCAGVRRAIGIVERALDLHGAPVYVRKEIVHNHHIVSELRKRGAVFVDSEEEVPQGAVCVFSAHGVSPDVRSAAAGRQLDVIDATCPLVSKVHQEAVRFARDGRTVLLVGHQGHEEVEGVLGEAPDRIVVIATEDDVRRLGLPDDTPVAVLTQTTLSFDETERVVEALRARFTDLITPGDDICYASQNRQNAVKDLARDNDLVLVVGSYNSSNSLRMVEVARDHGAAAHLVPDAQHLDVAWLTDVSSVGISAGASAPENLVDGLVTRLAELGFAQVELQRGIAEDVVFSMPGRLADPVTGRVPRTPLAGEISTAPDGAR